A stretch of DNA from Juglans microcarpa x Juglans regia isolate MS1-56 chromosome 5D, Jm3101_v1.0, whole genome shotgun sequence:
TTACCGcctattattatcattaatatcttaatattatactattatctatttataaccTTAGATATAagcctttggtatcagagtcattggtaattatattgttattatattgatattttctattttctatttctattttctttactGTTTAATTccaaattacatattttatggcctaatactaggttgcgtttggatattgaagtgagttgagttgagatgataaaatattattagaatattattttttaatattattattattttaaaatttgaaaaagttgaattgtttattatattttgtattggaatttaaaaaagttgtaatgataagttgagatgaattgagagaagTTATGGATCCAAACGAAAtgtaatagtctaatactatattactattagtaatatactttaagtctatatataaattaatatataaatcactatagtattaattatactaaatagttatatatgaaataatgatatagtaatccTAATACAAGTAGTATTGatatagtatactattagtatttttttttttattgcagatttttcttttcagtttttatagcatttatagcagattctttttatttcattttctataaagcagatttttttctattttattttatataaagcagattttattttatataaagcaGATTTGTTCTATTTCATTTCCAGATTTTTTATAGCATTtacataacatatttttataaacaattttttttatagcagatttttaataaaatatatttttttaaagaaattcttttttctataaaaagatttttttatgaaaaattacctctttattaaaattgaaaaattggatCGAACTGAACAGAAATCAATAAAACTGGAAGTATTAGTTTATGAGAATAATCGGTGTgtaatcaatttttaaaaatacaaaatatatatcgattcaatcctaaattttatcaaaaattaaaTCGAATCGGATTAATTACACCCCTACCCGTAAGACTGAACTAAAGCGATCGATTCGGTCCAAACTTTTGGTAGATCGAAAAAATGATCGGGTCCAAAACCATCTACCAAGGCCGACCAGACCAGATCGATTGCCcctaattagaaataaaatcctACCTAATATAAATCACATTAGTCATCAGTTAATGTTAAAGCGTGAGCTGGACCATGGCCGACACATGTCATAGCGGCTGGCAAATGCAACAAAACAGTAAATTAAGGCCacatttaaatgttaaattgaattaaattgaattgaattaaaatgataaaatattattaaaatattattttttaatattattattattttaaaatttaaaaaaattaaattatttattatatttcatattaaaatttgaaaaaattgtaataataaattaatatgagttgagaggagtttagTATTCAAACCAAACCTAAATCGTGTAGTGCTtgtgagtagaatttttcatatgcAACAacaaactaaaatcaaattgacTTTCATTCTCCACAGAAGTCTTGCATCTTATTGGTTGCGCAAACCATTCAGTTTCCTTTCGGTTCACATGTGAACATTCCCCCTTCTTACAAGAATAGTAAGCGCTGCCTCTTGTGTTTCAGTTTCTGGTACCTAATTTCACCGCCTCTTCCTGAACCCATcctttccctctttctctctctctgtctctccaaCTCCTTGAGCTTTCGGCCTTTTTCCAAAGTAGTCAACGGAGATGTCGGAGAAATTCTCGGCCACGCTTCGGATCGGAGATCTTAGCGATTTCATCGCACCGTCCCAGGCATGCATAGTGTCTCTTAAGGGCCTTAAGTCCAACGCATCCAAGCCCGATAAAGCTGAGGTATTTTCCTccaattttcacaattttttagTCTTCTCTTCAAACTTTGCTTCTTTTACTAATCTAATTTACTTTCGAATGTGcaatttctgtttttctttttctttttgggccTTTTTTGGTTGAATGGACATTGGACTTTAGAGAAGCACGGTGTTAGTGGTTGAGGTTTTTCTAAAGTAAACAAGGACTTTTGAagtttcttttttgggtttgataatatattatttttcaatctttggTGAAGGTTTCAACTTCTAACAAGCAATTGCAAACAGACCCAGTCAAAATTTCACTCAAGGACTGCTTAGCATGCAGGTAattcatctctctctatctctctcattggtttaatatattttattatagcattttttttaagcCCTGACTAAGCTTTGGGCCTTACCCAGAAGGCTTACAATGATTTTGTTGCTTGCAGGCTTGTTTGTTATGTTTCAATTCAATATATTCAACTATCACAATGATTTTTATATGTTCACCAATTTTGGGTGGTCATGACTCATCCAAGTGGAATGGTAGAACTGTTGTTACTCCTGGAGGTTTTGTCATTTTACCTTGcagtatttttatataaaaggaaGGGGTTTTTATAACATTTGCTATTGAATTTAACTGTTGCCACGATTGTACATACTGTAAGAATGAATAAACTTGGCttaattttctcaacttttttgcCAGCCATGTTGGTAAtagtcttttttaaaaaagtcttATAAATGTCCAGAAAACCAAATAGTTGGAAAATATTAAGCAAATTGTGGGCTTGATGAGTATATGTAGGTTCCATGGTGCTAATTCTAAAAATGTAAGGGGGCCAATTGCCAACCTGttcttaaaagtaattttataacaGACTCTTGCTTAGAGATTAAGATGCTTTGGATGCCAATATTAGGTCCTTGTATGTCCCACAATATGGGCTGTGGTTACATGATGTAGAATGTGATATCTCTAAGGTAGTAGATTTGTGTGGTTTTGACAGGTTCTCCTCATTCCTTCTAACCCACAGAaaagtataataaaaataaaaagaattgaagGCTAAATGTTTATGATTTCATTTCACCATGCAGTGGTTGTGTAACATCAGCCGAGACAGTTATGCTGGAGAAACAAAGTTTGGATGAGTTTCTTTCTAATGTTAAAAAAGGGAAGGCTATCATTATTTCAGTTTCTCCTCAGTCAAGAGCATCCCTTGCAGTTCATTTTTGCATCACTCCTTTACAGGTGAGACTGAAAggtcataaattatttttggtgtgtttttccttctttccttgTACCCTTCTCATGGATGAGGGTAAATTTACAAAGTGGGGGATTTCCATTTTGCTTTGTTGTGTTGAAAGTCTAGTCCTGTTTTCATATGCATGTAAGTGCATATCAGCAGTCACTTCTAACAGCCAAAGTTCTCTTTTCAATTTCCAGGTTTTCAAGAAactcacaacattttttaagtCCTTGGGAGTAAAGGCAGTCTTTGATACAAGTTGCAGTCGAGACTTAACTCTTATTGAATCTTGTAACGAATTCATCATGAGGTACAGGCAAAGCCAATTGATGGATGATGAAAGATGTCAATCATCACTACCCATGATTTCATCAGCTTGTCCAGGTATACATGTTAGCCTGTAACTGTGTCAAAATGCTATTGTAATTGTGCATTTTGACAAAATGCTATTGTCAAAAGAAATACCCTGCATATAGAAACgtacacaattatttttttcccgGGGGGAGGGCCGAATATTTTGAAATACCATATGTCAGTTCATCAAGAATGTGCCGGATATGTTAATAGACATGTGGTTGTGTAGACAGCTGAGACAGGACAAAGTCTAGGACAAAGGCTTTCCAATTCGTTAGGGGGTGATACAACTGATCTGATTGTTCTTATGATGTGTTATGTGAAGTGTTAAGGTCTTCCTTTTTGCAGGTTGGATATGCTATGCTGAAAAGCAACTTGGATCCTATATTCTACCTTATATTTCTTCAGTGAAGAGCCCCCAGCAGACAATTGGATCTATTGTTAAGCATCATGTATGCCAAGAATTGGGTCTTAGGTAATATATTGTGTAAAAAGTTATATCATTCCAATATTTGGATAACAATTTTCATTTGAAGCGTATCTGCTTTCGGAGTTgtagttttataagattttgttcttttttataagtttaaatGTAAGCCTTACTTTAACGATTTTGAGGCTCTCATATCTCTAGGAGTAATATAGGCtggttatgaaattttaaattagggGGCTATAAACTTATAATAAGATCAGCGGTATATGTATtcttacagttttttttttagtttctgaTGGAGTAGCATCCAGGCTTGAGCAGATCTAATATCATCATATTAAGGGGACCATGCAAACTCCCTTTACTGAAGACAATATCTATTTCTCAATATCTTCAACACTTTCCTTCTCCCCCTCTCCAGACCTTAACCaatcttgaaaagaaaataaagttgcAAACGCATGTCATTTGCCTAGTTCAATCAATAAAAGTTTTacttattagaaaaagaaaaaagaaaaaaaaaattgcaaacttATTCTCATATTCATATCCCTCATTGTGTGTTAAGGTTCATAATTTTTCTGCAAGTGTCAAGGATAGAATTATATTgtgtctctttttcttcttttggaatTAATgtgctaatttttttattcaaactagATGTGGTTGGATAGTTGTTCTGGATTATGACTCGATTGCTTAATAATTTACTCATCAGGCCAGACAATGTTTACCATGTAACTGTAATGCCCTGTTATGATAAGAAGCTTGAGGCTGCCAGGGAGGACTTTGTATTTCAAGTGGAATCTCAAGGTGAAAGTCATGAAAATGGTCCTAGCTCTACAGAGGTAGACTCTGTATTAACCTCAGGGGAAGTTTTAGAATTGATACAGGTGAGACTATGCACTTTCATTGTCATATATATTCCTAAACAACAGCTTTCTATAAAGTTTCTGGGGTGAGTGTTTGCAGTTACAGGCAGTGGATTTTAAAGCTTTAGAAGAATCTCCAGTAGATAGAATGTAAGAACAGCATTATCCCTCTAAAGATTCCCTTGTGTCATAGAGTCATTTTGCATCTAATTTCTTGTGATTTCCTGCAGGCTGACTAATGTTAATGAAGAAGGGCATCTTTATGGGGTTCATGGAAGCTCTGGAGGTTATGCAGAAACAATCTTTCGATATGCTGCTAAAATACTCTTCGGTAGAGAAATTGATGGTCCTCTGGACTTCAGAATTATTAGAAATTCAGATTTCCAAGAAGTGACTCTGGAAGTAAGCCTAGTCCTGTCGCATTTATTAATATAGCTTCAGGAGTATGGATAGGTCAATGTCAGAAATTAAGTTGTTCAATCACTGGTATAAATAACCAAAACATTTTAACAGGACATGAGCTTTAGAATTTGAACAGCCGACTAGTGGTGCTTTTCTATTGTATGAATCTAGTTTCACTTTGAATTCTCAATGGTCTTGACACTCTCTCTTTTGGAGGCCATAGAATTTTCACATTGCTCCAACTGCTTTAGACTTTCTATTTTGGTTAACCGTTTCTGCTTGTTGTGCATCTTTTTATGCCCTACTAGACTACTGCATAGATGTAAAATTCTTACATGGATCATGTATCTGCATTTTTCTGCTCGTTATATGTGAGATATGATGCCATTAATGCAGGTCAAGGGGAAAACTGTTCTGAAATTTGCATTGTGCTATGGCTTCCGGAACCTGCAAAATGTTGTCAGGAGAATTAAAAGTGGAAAATGTGATTACCATTTCCTGGAGATCATGGCATGTCCTGCAGGTGTGTTCTTTTTCTCCACTGCCAATTTATTTTCAACGCTGTCTGGTTTTAGGCTTAATACTTTTTATctgatttttatatgaaatttgttctttgatatatttaaataggTTGCCTGAATGGTGGAGGTCAAATCAAGCCAAAGCCTGGCCAATCTCCAAAGGAATTGATTCAGTTATTAGAAGCTGCTTATATGGAGAATGTGAGTATTTATTTGGAGTTTTGGAAGTAGTTTAGATGATTTTCTGGTGCTGCTAGACTCTACTTATTGTAAGCCAAGAGTCAAATGTTTTAGTATGTCATAGTTTATTATTTAGTGGAACCATCTACTGTTTTCTCTGATCCTTACCTGTTTGGATTTCATATTCAAGCCTTATTGAATCGTTGACTTgcatagaaaaaaaatcattgactTTACATAACCAAGACTAGCCAGGTGTTGATTGTTATGTTATCATCACCCCTGAACAGCCTTATTGATGCGTGATCACTGCCTAATAACCTGTGGAAGTTGAAGAGATCTGTAAGCAAGGGGGTGTTTTAGATAATGGTGTCCTAAATGGGATCATTCCCCCGCAAAAATATCTATTTCATTTTGAGCACATAGACATGAGCAATGATGCTTCAGATGCTATGGTGATTAAAGCGCACTTATTAACATTGCTACGTTCCTTAACCACATGccattgttaatattattttacttttgccttggaacttttcatattcttggTTATGCTTCAATGTTTTTTATCTGTTTATACTTCAAAACCATTCAGGTTCGAGTAGCTGATCCTTTCAAGAACCCCCTTGTGAAAAGTTTATATGATGAGTGGCTCGAGAAACCTGGCTCAGAAAAAGCTAAGAGATTCGTGCACACAGAATATCATCCGGTGGTAAAAAGCATTACTTCTCAGTTGCACAATTGGTGAAAACTTTTTGTTGCCCTGACTTCTGATTCCTGTATATCGTTGAGACTTCCCAACTTTGTCTCTCCATATGTCGGGTGCCTCAGATTGTTCTGGGGAGTGCATTCGTGGAGGGATCCAGTTTTGATAGAGAACTGATTTCTTTTTTGctacaaattttgtatttgaacgTTGTTAGCTAGATAAAGATTATTATGTGCTTATGTAATacacatcttttctttttttttttaatctgtgtAGAGGTCTAAATAAAATGGCCTCCATTGTTGTATGGTTATGAAGTTATTTGTTCATTTACTCTGGTATCTGAATAAGATTACTGAAGAGGCCAGATAATTATGGTGGCCTGCTTCTGAAATGAAATTGTCGTCCCTGTATGTATCTATATTTTTCTAGCAATTGAAATGAGCGCATGCATGTCTTTGCCATGATGGCTGGCATTTCAGTTCTGTTGTTATCATCCAAGGGAGTTATTAATTATCGTTACTGGGTATGCTCTCAAAATCTTGTCCTGCCTTTGTTAATTGTCTAAACCACAACAAAGTGCCGGCCTGGGTATCTCATCAAGTTGAATGCTTGCTTATCTGCTGTCCATTTCTTGAGGCCGAAAGAAAGAATAGATAAAAGCGCAACCTTTAAGATAGTTCATAACTTGTATTTATCGCAAGAATGATGTTTATTCGATGTTGAGAACTGATATTAGAGTTTTAAGAGACTTTGATTTTTTGTAGATGGAAAAAACGTGCACCAGCCAACAGGGTCCAAAATAAAAATCGCTCGTCAAGCTTTCAGGCTATACTTTGTATGTGTAAAGTAGATGCAAAGATATGGTTCTCATTTATTACTGCAAACTATGCAGCCTAATCCACCTATGGAAAGCAGTATTTTCAAATGAAGAAGGGTCCGAAAAGCTCTAAGTTTTGCTATTTATCCGTAAATTTGATAATAGTTATAGTGGGATTCGTGGCattcattataataataataataacaataataataataataataataaaaactagtttaataatgtaaaaaaaaaaagaaaaaagatatttataattgtgaattgtgtaaccgttgcgtaatcactttgaaaaaaaataaataaaacatgaaaactacatgaaaagaataaattttttaatagtgaacttatctttttcaaagtaattacgtaacgtttacgcacttcataattatatatagaattactctaaaaaaaatcaGCTGATGATCATGCAGGGGCTCTCTTAATGGAAAGAAATAACGGACTCTAATTTTTACGCTTCCAACCAAAAACTATACTTTGTTTTAGAtggtaaataaattatatttatcgaTACATATTAAATCTTAGTAGCGTCTTctagattgtaaaataaaaaaattattaatggaGCTCTTCAAATTTATCCCTTAATTTTATAGCTCAtgcattataatttttttattttttattttttattttttatttaaagaagtgattattagtaaaatgattattattattattatttaataattaagaatgtttaaaaattacttaaaaataaaaattcaaaaaaaacgCTCAGCCGTCCCGCTGGCACCTGTCCTAGTAAATTTCACCTGACACCGTTGACATTTACAtccattattaaaataaataaataaataaataataagtgaGTTATCTGTCGCTGCACAGTGTTATACGGATatcagtataatttttcttctcaaaaacaaaaagacaactCCCGAAGAAGAGGACAAAAAACTTGTCCTGTTGCTGGTCCGACACACACGTAGCGACAAGAAACAAGTGGAATAAAGTCCTAGGTTTCCGTCAAACAAAGCCTTTACGGCCCTCTCCGTTTCCCTTCATCGCAAAAAATGGTAAGAATTCTGTAAAATTCATCTACTTTTACATTTCCcgtttctccttatttttttgtgGCCTTTGAATCTTTAATTAATTGTGCTTTTATAATCCATTTAATCTGTAATTTACGTTCTGATTTTCGCTTTTCTGGGCATATTGATGTTGTGTTTTCCTTGTTTCTGAATTTGCTGCTGCAAATGTTTTTTGCAAGTATCCAACTTTGCATGTTAATTCTGATAATTCTGTCGAATTTTCTTGTGTTATTGCTCAGTAGATTTCCTATCACCTATGCTTGAAGAAATGTTTTCCTTTGAATTGTGGAGAAATGTACTTAATCAGTATCTTCAGAATTGTTTTCCTTTAAAGCTCCAATTCTCAGATCTTAtcgataaataattattttttggacGAAATGAAACTGGGGCTGAGAATATCTTACATTTTTGGCGCATTACTTTTTAAGTAGAAATCCCTGTCAAAAGCTCCCAAATTCAATTAAACTGCGTTTAAGTCACCTTTTCAGTGTAAATGCCCATGAAAGTTGAATTGATGCTTGAATCTTGATATTATctattgatatattttgttatgTGGTCTCTGGTGCTGAAACTTATCAATCCAACTGCATAATTCTTGACACAGTTGGCAGTCTCAATGGTTTTTGTACGTGGGTTTGATTCTTGAATGCCCACAGACTAGTTTCTTTGGTTATGTTTTATTTCTAGGGTACTCTGCGTTTGATTTGGGAAGTTTACAAAGATGTAGCAGTCTATCACTTTCTGTGCGGTTCATAAGTTGCTACTAAAACATGTATGTCATCGTTTTATGGATTTGACAGACTACTTCAAAGCGCCTAGCAGAGAGGAAAGTGGCAAAGTTTCAGAAGAACGTCACAAAGAGGGGATCAGTTCCAGAAACGTCAACTAAGAAAGGATATGACTACCCAGTCGGTCCCATTGTTCTTGGTTTCTTTGTCTTCGTTGTCATTGGATCATGTATGACTCTAAATTGTTGACACtcttttattacttttcacatattttaGTTACTATACCTTGACAGAGGTTTCCCACTTTAATATGGCGACAAAGATTTCTTGAATTgctttaaacatgaaaatttgtATCACAAAAGCAGTCTGTGTAATATGGTGAGGTTCATCTTCTCTTCCATTGTCATTCTGACAGGATGTGAGCTATAAAACTAATTCACATGTCCTACTGTTTATCATTTATGGTGATAATATTTGCACTACGCGGTAGTCTACACAGGTGCAGGAATTCGTTCAATAATTTCTGTAGCTACTGCTAAAAatgcaacattttttttcattcacttCATTCTAAATTCTGACATAAATTGAGGGTACCAGCATATCTCAAGTGATTAGTGCATGCTGGTGCCAAAACTTGCATCAATGAGTGGGGAACGGTTAATTTTCGACCAGGATATACCAAAACTGTAGTATCAATGTTTAGTACACATGGACCTGATAAATCTTCAGTAGAGGTGATTTAAGTTGcaactttcttttaaaaaaaaaaaattgaacatgcAATTGATACTTGGTTTTACCCTATCCTTTTGTTGGCAGCTCTCTTTCAGATAATTAGGACAGCTACAAGCAGTGGAATGGCCTGAGAAACTGCAGAAGGTTTGTATAACATGGAACATCTTGGGATGAATGTAGAAACTGCAGAAGGTTTGTATAACATGGACATCTTGGGATGAATGTCTTGGATGTACCAAGTAGAATACTATGCTACCAAATGAAGTTAGAACATCTTTACGTCCTTTTCTAGTAATAAATCAGTAGCATTCTGCAGTTCATTTATTGTTATCATTCTGTTCTCTAATAATAAATCAGTAGCATTCTGCAACACTTTTCTAATAACAAATGCTTGCTCTAGATAATACCTCATTCTTTCAGTTTTCTTGACGTTCAAAATATTAGTTACAGAAACCtctaaacacacacacacacacacacagaagAGTGCTTCTTTCCtatggagggagagagagaagagatagGGTTTGGATGAAAAATTAAAGATGATGAGAGAACAGAGGGCCAGCAGAGAAGAATGATCCGAAATTGACGGCAATTCCAAATGAATGATCTGACAGATCTGTCAATGCTTCAGGTTTTGACATGAAAAATACAGTTCCTTTTAGGTTTGAGAACATGCGTTCTCTTATGCTGCTTGATTGGGAAGTCATGTAATGGGGAGTGGGGAACAATGTACTGCTTAAATAGATCAACATCATTTATGCCAGTTATATCCCGACATGTTATGGTATATTGAATAGTGAACAAAAACTGTATGTTCCATACACTGATACAGCAGGAGCTAGAGATAAGATCAATGCTTGAGACAAAACAAATGACTGACATTATCTAGAAAAGTTTATGGTGCATTTGCTTTCC
This window harbors:
- the LOC121265951 gene encoding protein NAR1-like isoform X1; its protein translation is MSEKFSATLRIGDLSDFIAPSQACIVSLKGLKSNASKPDKAEVSTSNKQLQTDPVKISLKDCLACSGCVTSAETVMLEKQSLDEFLSNVKKGKAIIISVSPQSRASLAVHFCITPLQVRLKGHKLFLVCFSFFPCTLLMDEGKFTKWGISILLCCVESLVLFSYACKCISAVTSNSQSSLFNFQVFKKLTTFFKSLGVKAVFDTSCSRDLTLIESCNEFIMRYRQSQLMDDERCQSSLPMISSACPGWICYAEKQLGSYILPYISSVKSPQQTIGSIVKHHVCQELGLRPDNVYHVTVMPCYDKKLEAAREDFVFQVESQGESHENGPSSTEVDSVLTSGEVLELIQLQAVDFKALEESPVDRMLTNVNEEGHLYGVHGSSGGYAETIFRYAAKILFGREIDGPLDFRIIRNSDFQEVTLEVKGKTVLKFALCYGFRNLQNVVRRIKSGKCDYHFLEIMACPAGCLNGGGQIKPKPGQSPKELIQLLEAAYMENVRVADPFKNPLVKSLYDEWLEKPGSEKAKRFVHTEYHPVVKSITSQLHNW
- the LOC121265951 gene encoding protein NAR1-like isoform X2: MSEKFSATLRIGDLSDFIAPSQACIVSLKGLKSNASKPDKAEVSTSNKQLQTDPVKISLKDCLACSGCVTSAETVMLEKQSLDEFLSNVKKGKAIIISVSPQSRASLAVHFCITPLQVFKKLTTFFKSLGVKAVFDTSCSRDLTLIESCNEFIMRYRQSQLMDDERCQSSLPMISSACPGWICYAEKQLGSYILPYISSVKSPQQTIGSIVKHHVCQELGLRPDNVYHVTVMPCYDKKLEAAREDFVFQVESQGESHENGPSSTEVDSVLTSGEVLELIQLQAVDFKALEESPVDRMLTNVNEEGHLYGVHGSSGGYAETIFRYAAKILFGREIDGPLDFRIIRNSDFQEVTLEVKGKTVLKFALCYGFRNLQNVVRRIKSGKCDYHFLEIMACPAGCLNGGGQIKPKPGQSPKELIQLLEAAYMENVRVADPFKNPLVKSLYDEWLEKPGSEKAKRFVHTEYHPVVKSITSQLHNW
- the LOC121265951 gene encoding protein NAR1-like isoform X3; translation: MLEKQSLDEFLSNVKKGKAIIISVSPQSRASLAVHFCITPLQVFKKLTTFFKSLGVKAVFDTSCSRDLTLIESCNEFIMRYRQSQLMDDERCQSSLPMISSACPGWICYAEKQLGSYILPYISSVKSPQQTIGSIVKHHVCQELGLRPDNVYHVTVMPCYDKKLEAAREDFVFQVESQGESHENGPSSTEVDSVLTSGEVLELIQLQAVDFKALEESPVDRMLTNVNEEGHLYGVHGSSGGYAETIFRYAAKILFGREIDGPLDFRIIRNSDFQEVTLEVKGKTVLKFALCYGFRNLQNVVRRIKSGKCDYHFLEIMACPAGCLNGGGQIKPKPGQSPKELIQLLEAAYMENVRVADPFKNPLVKSLYDEWLEKPGSEKAKRFVHTEYHPVVKSITSQLHNW
- the LOC121266131 gene encoding stress-associated endoplasmic reticulum protein 2-like, translating into MTTSKRLAERKVAKFQKNVTKRGSVPETSTKKGYDYPVGPIVLGFFVFVVIGSSLFQIIRTATSSGMA